The DNA region CGCCTTCTCCGTAACCCGGACTCGGGCCTCCTTGGAGCCGAGAAGCCCAAACAGGCCCTTGGCGCCCTCTTCCAGGACCTCCACGGTCACCTTCTCGCGATCCGTCCCCAGCTCCTCGAGGGCCAGGATTATGGCTTCTTCAACCGTCCTGCCTCTCTTCTCGACAGATCTCATGTCTGACCCGCTTCCCCTTTGGCCACCGGGATCTTCCCAATAGCGATTCTCTCGACGATGCTCCAGAGGTTACTGATCACCCAGTACAGCGACAAGGCCGCGGCGAACCTGGTCGCCATCCACCCTATCAGGATCGGGAATATATACATCATCGACTGCTGGCTGGTATCACCGGGCGCCGTACTCACCCTCGTCTGAACGAACGTGCTCGCCGCGGCCAGCAGCGGGAGCACAAACTTGTCGGGCTGGCCAAGGTTCCACATGAGGAACGTCGCGGTCTTGAGCGGCTCGTACTTGTCGAGCGCCTGGAAGAAAGCGATCAGGAAGGGGAACTGCACCAGCAGAAGCAGGCATCCCGACAGCGGGTTAACCTTGTTCTTCCGCCACAGATCCATGGTCTCCTTGTTGAGCCTCTCCGGGTCGGACTTGTATTTCTTCTGCAGAACGCTGATCTCAGGCTGCAGCGACTGCATCTTCGTAGTCGACCGCGTCTGAAGCACCGTGAAGGGCAGGAGCACTATCCTCACGGCTATCGTTAGAAATATGATTGCGAGCCCGTAGCTTCCCGTGAGGTTGAAGAGGTATGCGATGCCTTCCTGCATCGTGCCAGACAGC from Bacillota bacterium includes:
- a CDS encoding membrane protein insertase YidC; the protein is MQEGIAYLFNLTGSYGLAIIFLTIAVRIVLLPFTVLQTRSTTKMQSLQPEISVLQKKYKSDPERLNKETMDLWRKNKVNPLSGCLLLLVQFPFLIAFFQALDKYEPLKTATFLMWNLGQPDKFVLPLLAAASTFVQTRVSTAPGDTSQQSMMYIFPILIGWMATRFAAALSLYWVISNLWSIVERIAIGKIPVAKGEAGQT